A window of the Lysinibacillus irui genome harbors these coding sequences:
- a CDS encoding alanine/glycine:cation symporter family protein, which translates to MDFAALTGKIAGIIWSNALVYLCLGAGIYFSLLMKFPQLRLFKDMIKQLFNRKKSANGVSSFQSFAMALGGRVGIGNIAGVATAIYFGGPGAIFWMWVIAFLGAGAAYIESALAQVWKQEIAGEYRGGPAYYIEKGLKNKPFAILFAIATILATGFTGSGVQAFNIADSTKSAFGISPIITGIIVSAIFGFAIFGGIKRVGKVAEYAVPFMATAYILLAFVILFINIKEVPAIFALIFSSAFNLNAAFGAVFGNAIMWGVKRGAYSNEAGQGTGAQAAGTAEVSHPAKQGLVQAFSVYVDTLLVCTATAIMIISTGSYNIAHPNGGFIVENLPGVEAGTAFAQEAINSFIPGLGSPFVAIAVFFFAITTMLAFGVYTESNVAYLFKNSKNFGTISVVVKVLLVISIFFGTIRSSSTAWNLADIGVGTLAWLNLIAIILLTKPGIATLRDYEEQKKMGLDPVFIPERCGIKDAELWNDITEKNYPDQLAALKEKVGDFK; encoded by the coding sequence ATGGATTTTGCCGCTTTAACAGGGAAAATAGCAGGGATTATTTGGAGTAATGCTTTAGTTTATCTTTGTTTAGGAGCAGGAATTTATTTTTCACTTCTCATGAAGTTTCCACAGCTACGTCTTTTCAAAGATATGATTAAACAATTGTTTAATAGGAAAAAATCAGCAAATGGTGTTTCATCTTTTCAAAGTTTTGCTATGGCATTAGGTGGCCGTGTTGGTATTGGTAATATCGCCGGTGTAGCGACAGCAATTTATTTCGGAGGACCAGGAGCTATATTTTGGATGTGGGTCATCGCCTTTTTAGGTGCTGGTGCTGCCTATATTGAGTCCGCTCTAGCACAAGTTTGGAAACAAGAAATTGCAGGCGAGTATCGTGGAGGACCAGCCTACTACATCGAAAAAGGGCTGAAAAATAAGCCATTTGCTATACTGTTTGCCATTGCTACTATTTTAGCAACTGGTTTCACTGGCTCTGGTGTCCAAGCCTTTAACATTGCAGATTCTACAAAAAGTGCATTCGGGATTTCACCAATAATCACAGGTATCATTGTTTCGGCAATATTTGGATTTGCTATTTTCGGCGGAATCAAAAGGGTTGGTAAAGTTGCTGAGTATGCTGTACCGTTTATGGCAACAGCTTACATACTTCTTGCGTTCGTTATCTTATTTATCAATATAAAAGAAGTGCCTGCTATATTTGCATTAATTTTTAGCTCTGCCTTTAATTTAAATGCTGCATTCGGAGCTGTTTTTGGGAATGCCATTATGTGGGGAGTAAAAAGAGGTGCTTATTCAAATGAAGCAGGTCAAGGTACAGGAGCACAAGCAGCTGGTACCGCAGAAGTATCTCACCCTGCCAAACAAGGGCTTGTACAAGCATTCTCTGTCTATGTAGATACATTACTTGTTTGTACAGCTACAGCCATTATGATTATCTCTACAGGTAGTTACAATATCGCCCATCCTAACGGTGGATTTATAGTCGAGAATCTTCCTGGAGTTGAAGCGGGTACAGCTTTCGCTCAAGAGGCTATTAACTCATTTATTCCTGGCTTAGGAAGCCCGTTTGTAGCAATCGCTGTATTCTTCTTTGCCATTACTACAATGCTTGCTTTTGGAGTATATACAGAGAGTAATGTTGCTTACTTATTTAAAAACAGTAAAAACTTTGGGACTATTTCAGTTGTTGTAAAGGTACTATTGGTTATCTCCATCTTTTTCGGTACTATTCGTTCATCCTCGACGGCTTGGAATCTTGCGGATATTGGTGTAGGAACCCTTGCTTGGTTAAACCTAATAGCTATTATCCTATTAACAAAGCCAGGTATTGCTACGTTGAGAGATTATGAGGAGCAAAAGAAAATGGGGCTTGATCCAGTATTTATTCCAGAGAGATGCGGTATAAAAGATGCAGAATTATGGAATGACATTACTGAAAAGAACTATCCAGATCAATTAGCCGCTTTAAAAGAAAAAGTTGGCGATTTTAAATAA
- a CDS encoding NAD(P)/FAD-dependent oxidoreductase: protein MSKEIVILGAGYAGVLTALTARKYLSADEAKITVVNQFPTHQIITELHRLAGGTIAEGAVALPLKKIFKGLDIDLHIAKVTKFNVDTKKVDLDNGYTLTYDTLVVSLGSQTGFFGIPGLEENSMVLKSVNDANKINKHIEDRIKAYAQSKDEADATIVIGGGGLTGVELVGEIVDNFPKIAAKHGVNFADLKIKLVEAGPKILPVLPDTLIQRATESLTKRGVEFITGTPVTGVDGNVISLKDREPIVANTLVWTGGVAPLPIVGESGLAADRGKATINEFLQSTSHEDVFVIGDASVALPADGGRPLYAPTAQVAWQMGECAGYNVFAQYKNQEMKPFSAVNSGTLASLGRKDAVATIGASNTELKGLPATLMKEASNIRYLTHIKALFGLAY from the coding sequence ATGTCAAAAGAAATCGTCATCTTAGGTGCAGGTTATGCTGGCGTTTTAACTGCATTAACAGCACGTAAGTATCTATCAGCTGATGAAGCTAAAATTACTGTAGTAAACCAATTTCCAACACACCAAATCATCACTGAGCTTCACCGTTTAGCTGGTGGTACAATTGCAGAAGGTGCTGTTGCTCTACCACTTAAAAAAATCTTTAAAGGTTTAGATATCGATCTACACATTGCGAAAGTAACAAAATTCAATGTAGATACTAAAAAAGTTGATTTAGATAATGGCTATACATTAACTTACGATACACTTGTTGTATCTTTAGGAAGCCAAACTGGATTCTTCGGTATCCCAGGATTAGAAGAAAACTCAATGGTACTTAAATCAGTAAATGATGCCAACAAAATTAACAAGCATATTGAAGACCGCATTAAAGCATATGCTCAGTCTAAAGATGAAGCAGACGCAACAATCGTTATCGGTGGTGGCGGTTTAACAGGTGTTGAGCTTGTTGGTGAAATCGTGGACAACTTCCCGAAAATCGCTGCAAAACACGGTGTTAATTTTGCTGATCTTAAAATTAAGCTTGTTGAAGCTGGTCCAAAAATCTTACCAGTACTTCCAGATACACTTATCCAACGCGCTACTGAAAGCTTAACAAAACGTGGCGTAGAATTTATTACTGGTACGCCTGTAACTGGTGTGGATGGTAATGTTATTTCTCTTAAAGATCGTGAACCAATTGTTGCCAATACACTTGTTTGGACAGGTGGAGTTGCTCCACTTCCAATCGTAGGCGAATCAGGTCTAGCAGCTGATCGTGGTAAAGCAACAATCAACGAATTCTTACAATCTACATCTCATGAAGACGTATTTGTTATTGGTGACGCGTCTGTTGCATTACCAGCAGATGGTGGTCGTCCGCTTTACGCTCCAACTGCACAAGTTGCTTGGCAAATGGGTGAATGCGCTGGTTATAATGTATTTGCACAATATAAAAACCAAGAAATGAAACCATTCTCAGCAGTTAACTCTGGTACACTTGCAAGCTTAGGTCGTAAAGATGCTGTTGCTACAATCGGAGCTAGCAACACAGAGCTTAAAGGTCTTCCTGCAACATTAATGAAAGAAGCTTCTAACATTCGTTATTTAACACATATTAAAGCTTTATTCGGTTTAGCATATTAA
- a CDS encoding MMPL family transporter — MKKHPLEQWGSMVASKKGRLVALAFWVLLVVVLSFAWPQINSIESESGKNLPDTEMSEQAAAIIAEQFPNDAGTPLLLVWHRDSGLTSDDFSAIQRVYSELSAKPLAHQTLVPPFDQMPTQALMASTSENGTTIVTPVFFEKGVATDLLQDSLDNLTKIMERYQVQQDKELSSDGLHVRYSGPVGIATDAVSLFSQADVKLLIATVLLVLVLLIIIYRSPLLAIIPLLVVGLAYGVISPTLGFFADHGWIDKDSQAVSIMTVLLFGAGTDYCLFLISKYREILFDVEDKTAAMKLAVKESGGAILMSALTVVIGLATLSLAHYGAFQRFAVPFSFGVLVMGIAALVVLPAILVLIGRVAFFPFIPRTEQMATKKGKKQHKPSHKVSHKIGHFVTHKPWIVITITVILLGGLAAFVPRIQYTFDLLSSFPKDMPSREGFTLIEENFSPGELAPVQLVIDTEGANVNLQQQLTAISYIDGVEDVRTGEKNNDIQLYELTLNANPYAKESLARIPDLKTKVIKILEDQGLTNAEKHVWIGGETASQYDTKQITKRDETVIMPTMIALIALLLFVYLRSITATIYLLATVIISYFGALGAGWLILHHIMGAEAISGAIPLYSFVFLVALGEDYNIFMISEIWKKRKTVNHLTAVEEGVVRTGSVITSAGLILAGTFAVLATLPIQVLVQFGVVTAIGVLLDTFIVRPLLVPAITTVLGKYAFWPGKLFKKDA; from the coding sequence ATGAAAAAACATCCACTTGAGCAATGGGGCTCAATGGTTGCAAGTAAAAAGGGGCGATTAGTAGCACTAGCTTTTTGGGTGTTATTAGTAGTTGTGCTGTCATTTGCTTGGCCACAAATCAATAGCATAGAAAGCGAGTCGGGCAAAAATTTACCTGACACTGAAATGTCTGAACAAGCGGCAGCGATTATTGCAGAGCAATTTCCTAATGATGCTGGAACACCCTTATTGCTAGTATGGCATCGTGACAGTGGTCTAACATCCGATGATTTTTCAGCAATCCAGCGTGTTTACAGCGAGCTTTCGGCAAAGCCATTAGCTCATCAAACTCTTGTCCCACCATTTGACCAAATGCCAACTCAAGCTTTAATGGCTTCTACTTCCGAAAATGGCACCACAATAGTAACACCTGTGTTTTTTGAAAAAGGAGTCGCGACAGATTTGCTACAGGATAGTTTGGATAATCTAACAAAGATTATGGAGCGCTACCAAGTCCAACAAGATAAAGAACTTTCCAGTGATGGACTTCATGTGCGTTATTCTGGACCAGTTGGGATTGCTACAGATGCTGTTAGTTTATTTTCTCAAGCAGATGTAAAACTATTAATAGCAACAGTATTACTTGTTTTAGTATTACTTATTATTATTTACCGTTCACCATTGCTAGCTATTATTCCTTTACTTGTTGTTGGGCTTGCCTATGGTGTTATCAGTCCGACCTTAGGTTTCTTTGCTGACCATGGATGGATTGATAAGGATTCACAAGCAGTTTCTATTATGACTGTTTTACTTTTTGGTGCGGGGACTGACTATTGTTTATTTTTAATATCTAAATATAGAGAAATTCTCTTTGATGTGGAGGATAAGACTGCCGCTATGAAGCTGGCTGTCAAAGAATCAGGCGGTGCTATTTTAATGAGTGCCTTAACAGTTGTTATTGGTCTAGCTACACTCAGTCTTGCTCATTATGGTGCATTTCAGCGTTTTGCTGTCCCATTTAGCTTTGGCGTGCTGGTGATGGGAATTGCTGCTCTTGTTGTCCTACCGGCTATTCTTGTACTAATAGGGCGCGTCGCTTTCTTTCCATTCATCCCCCGTACAGAGCAAATGGCCACTAAAAAAGGTAAGAAACAACATAAGCCTTCCCATAAGGTTAGCCATAAAATCGGACATTTTGTTACGCATAAGCCATGGATTGTTATCACCATAACGGTAATATTACTGGGAGGATTAGCAGCATTTGTTCCACGTATTCAATATACCTTTGATTTACTGTCATCCTTCCCGAAAGATATGCCGTCTCGAGAAGGTTTTACATTAATAGAAGAAAATTTTTCGCCTGGAGAATTAGCACCTGTGCAATTAGTTATTGATACTGAAGGGGCTAATGTTAATTTACAGCAGCAACTTACAGCAATCTCCTATATTGATGGAGTTGAAGATGTACGAACAGGCGAAAAAAATAATGACATTCAATTATACGAACTCACTTTAAATGCCAACCCATACGCAAAGGAATCATTAGCCCGTATTCCTGATCTTAAAACTAAGGTTATTAAAATTTTGGAGGATCAAGGACTTACTAATGCGGAGAAGCATGTATGGATTGGTGGAGAAACTGCTAGCCAATATGATACAAAACAAATAACTAAGCGTGATGAAACGGTGATCATGCCAACGATGATTGCATTAATCGCATTACTATTGTTTGTCTATTTGCGTTCCATTACAGCTACTATTTATTTATTAGCAACCGTTATTATTTCTTACTTCGGTGCATTAGGCGCTGGATGGTTAATCTTACACCACATCATGGGGGCAGAGGCCATTTCTGGAGCTATCCCACTGTATTCCTTCGTGTTCTTAGTCGCACTCGGAGAAGATTATAATATCTTTATGATTTCGGAAATTTGGAAAAAACGTAAAACAGTCAATCATTTAACAGCTGTAGAAGAAGGTGTAGTTCGGACGGGAAGTGTTATTACATCTGCTGGCCTCATTTTAGCAGGTACATTTGCTGTTCTTGCCACATTACCGATTCAGGTACTTGTACAATTTGGTGTTGTAACAGCGATTGGTGTGCTTCTCGATACATTCATTGTAAGACCATTGCTAGTTCCAGCAATCACAACAGTACTTGGTAAATATGCATTCTGGCCAGGTAAGTTATTTAAAAAAGACG
- a CDS encoding IclR family transcriptional regulator, with protein MIQSIERAMVVINMLARHPKRFFSVQEIFNETDLPTSTIYRILYTLENFDLVERNDNKKEFRLGYTWLQLGMKMYHETDIREKAHPLLENLAYNVRETIYLSIAKQFASIIIDRIDSPKNVRIIDMIGEKIPYPIGAPNKVLLAFSRSELQQQFLKQLEEQEKEELIEKLNGVREKGFAISFGEKTKGTVSIAAPIFDSNKQPIAAISAECFEYDTDAEKLESITKEVIKTAQQLSFELGYI; from the coding sequence ATGATACAATCAATAGAAAGAGCAATGGTAGTTATAAATATGCTAGCAAGACATCCAAAACGGTTTTTTTCTGTGCAGGAAATTTTTAATGAAACAGACCTACCAACTAGCACAATTTACAGAATATTGTATACATTAGAAAACTTTGATTTAGTAGAGAGAAATGATAATAAAAAGGAATTTCGACTGGGCTATACATGGTTGCAACTTGGTATGAAAATGTATCATGAAACAGATATCAGGGAAAAAGCGCATCCTCTCTTAGAAAACCTTGCCTATAATGTTCGTGAAACGATCTACTTAAGTATTGCAAAACAGTTTGCATCCATTATTATTGATCGAATTGATAGTCCTAAAAATGTACGTATTATTGATATGATTGGTGAGAAAATCCCGTATCCTATCGGAGCTCCTAATAAAGTGTTGCTTGCATTTTCTAGAAGTGAGCTACAGCAGCAATTTTTAAAACAACTTGAAGAGCAAGAGAAAGAAGAATTGATTGAGAAGCTCAATGGTGTGAGAGAAAAAGGATTTGCCATAAGCTTTGGGGAAAAAACAAAGGGAACAGTATCAATAGCAGCACCTATTTTTGATTCAAATAAACAACCAATTGCAGCAATCAGCGCTGAATGCTTTGAATATGATACAGATGCTGAAAAATTGGAGAGTATAACAAAAGAAGTAATTAAAACAGCACAGCAGCTTTCATTTGAATTAGGATATATCTAA
- a CDS encoding DUF1641 domain-containing protein, whose translation MSETNNQTQAEQVTVSKEQLDVLDQLLKPEVQESLTTLVEQLPKLTEMMTLLTKSYEFAQAVATDEVLKNDTVGAVTEIAGPVVGSAKNLAATAIEAKDRAAESHEVIGLFGLVKMLKDPQVQNVFRFVNAFLQVNAERKAK comes from the coding sequence ATGTCAGAAACGAATAACCAAACACAGGCTGAGCAAGTAACTGTGAGCAAAGAACAATTAGATGTGCTAGATCAATTATTAAAGCCTGAAGTTCAAGAATCTCTTACAACTTTAGTTGAGCAATTACCAAAGTTAACTGAAATGATGACATTATTAACGAAATCATACGAGTTTGCTCAAGCTGTTGCAACAGACGAAGTGCTTAAAAATGATACTGTTGGAGCAGTAACAGAAATCGCTGGACCTGTAGTGGGCTCTGCGAAAAACCTTGCAGCAACTGCAATTGAAGCTAAAGACCGTGCAGCTGAAAGCCATGAAGTAATTGGTTTATTCGGTCTTGTGAAAATGTTAAAAGACCCTCAAGTTCAAAATGTTTTCCGTTTTGTTAATGCTTTCTTACAAGTAAATGCAGAGCGTAAAGCTAAATAA
- a CDS encoding methyl-accepting chemotaxis protein, producing MFTIFRSKEEDVEQFKKKIDELNATLDKKDHEFQLFLNLLHKEIIETIEQHNKVNNQHAILGEMVADIVGEFNKVEASTIQSKEISENALDKGNVLISSSDQMMTLSVESKQAVHEVEQLIDALGEQSQKTSLSMSHLSERSKQIAEIVNVIGEISNQTNLLALNASIEAARAGEHGKGFSVVAEEVRKLAENTKTSTEDIANLTKKIEEQIAHAYEDNKNNMQLVTEGIDKSAKTSVKIDQLLQIMTNVQRGINELLDSIKDQKLSNEDVMHKFKTTTALFDETNHVLTSHIDESEIVTKKLLAAVEQVKYFPTE from the coding sequence ATGTTCACGATATTTCGATCAAAAGAAGAGGATGTTGAGCAATTTAAAAAGAAAATTGATGAGCTAAATGCGACATTAGATAAAAAAGACCATGAATTTCAATTATTTTTAAATCTGTTACATAAGGAAATCATTGAAACTATTGAACAACATAACAAGGTAAATAATCAGCATGCAATTTTAGGAGAAATGGTTGCTGATATTGTGGGAGAGTTTAATAAAGTAGAGGCAAGCACAATTCAATCTAAGGAGATTTCTGAAAACGCACTAGATAAAGGCAATGTATTAATTTCTTCATCCGATCAAATGATGACATTATCAGTAGAAAGCAAGCAAGCTGTCCATGAAGTTGAACAGCTTATTGATGCATTAGGAGAGCAATCTCAGAAAACCTCTTTAAGCATGAGCCATTTAAGTGAACGATCCAAGCAAATTGCAGAAATAGTAAATGTTATTGGGGAAATTTCAAATCAAACAAATTTACTAGCTTTGAATGCATCAATTGAAGCAGCAAGAGCAGGGGAGCATGGTAAAGGTTTTTCAGTTGTTGCTGAGGAAGTTCGGAAATTAGCTGAAAACACGAAAACTAGCACAGAGGATATTGCAAATTTAACAAAGAAAATTGAGGAACAAATTGCACATGCTTACGAAGATAATAAAAATAATATGCAGCTAGTAACGGAAGGTATTGATAAAAGTGCTAAAACCTCAGTGAAAATTGATCAATTACTACAAATTATGACCAATGTTCAAAGAGGAATTAATGAGCTATTAGATTCCATTAAAGATCAAAAACTATCAAACGAAGATGTGATGCATAAATTTAAAACGACAACAGCCTTATTCGATGAAACTAATCATGTCCTAACAAGCCATATTGATGAATCCGAAATTGTGACGAAAAAACTTTTAGCAGCAGTAGAGCAAGTAAAATATTTCCCAACTGAATAA
- a CDS encoding TetR/AcrR family transcriptional regulator, producing the protein MKQSPRVLGRPRHDENAKPTKDIVLETATRLFIKEGYKNVSMDDVAKACNVTKATIYYYYPTKGELYTSALIAMMDRIKLSILQILEQSKPFKERLEQLVEIHLSATIDIDMKNFMKEAAINLSEDQLSQVHASENRMYQTIERAMEMEMDKGTIRKGNSTFFAHTFMALMSVGYFKDGDGNRLFQTEAIAAKEIVEFFWLSVQV; encoded by the coding sequence ATGAAACAATCACCGCGTGTTCTCGGGAGACCTCGCCATGATGAAAATGCGAAACCAACAAAAGATATTGTTCTTGAAACGGCCACAAGGCTTTTTATTAAAGAGGGCTACAAAAATGTGTCGATGGATGATGTAGCAAAAGCTTGTAACGTAACAAAGGCGACTATCTATTACTACTACCCAACTAAAGGCGAGTTATATACATCTGCATTAATCGCAATGATGGATCGTATCAAGCTATCTATCCTACAAATTTTAGAGCAGTCGAAACCATTTAAAGAACGGCTTGAACAGCTTGTTGAGATTCATTTATCAGCAACAATCGATATTGATATGAAAAATTTTATGAAAGAGGCGGCCATTAATTTATCAGAAGACCAGTTAAGTCAAGTTCATGCTTCTGAAAACAGAATGTACCAAACGATTGAGCGAGCCATGGAAATGGAAATGGATAAGGGTACTATTAGAAAAGGAAATTCAACATTTTTTGCCCATACCTTCATGGCACTGATGTCTGTAGGATATTTTAAAGATGGGGATGGAAATAGATTATTTCAAACAGAGGCAATTGCTGCAAAAGAAATAGTGGAATTTTTCTGGCTTTCTGTCCAAGTTTAA
- a CDS encoding MFS transporter has protein sequence MKKSLEAWRYPAILLCSIGISSIGEWIYFIALNLIVLKLTESALAVSGLYIVRACSSLLTNFWSGSLIDRFNKKNLMIILNLFQSILIVLLPFFSSLVSIYILVFIITVASTMYHPTSMTYITKLIPNAQRKRFNSLRSLLDSGAFLTGPAIAGLLFTLGTPNMAIYLNAIALCLSACITFKMPNVEANEKFDNVTEKASLYRVLLYDWQMVIRFSLKNRYVMMIYLLFSTTVVLMTATDSLEAAFATQVLALSEGQYGILVSLAGAGVLIGSITNSAFVEKIPTAWLIGMGSLLTAVGYLVFTSSFTFLIAALGCFLLSFATAFANTGFYTFYQNNIPTKSMGRIGSIYGFFEALFIIIFTAVFGLVAEWMTIRAVVVSASFFMLLTAIILLLLTTRPSKRRYYQGIESSRK, from the coding sequence ATGAAAAAATCTTTAGAGGCCTGGCGCTATCCTGCTATCCTATTGTGTAGTATTGGTATCTCTAGTATTGGTGAATGGATCTATTTTATTGCCTTAAATCTGATTGTCTTGAAGCTTACAGAATCAGCTCTTGCTGTTTCTGGCTTATATATTGTAAGAGCATGCTCATCCTTGCTCACTAATTTTTGGTCAGGAAGCCTAATCGATCGTTTTAATAAAAAAAATTTAATGATTATTTTAAATCTTTTTCAATCTATACTAATCGTTTTACTCCCTTTCTTTTCTAGCTTAGTATCAATTTATATCTTAGTCTTTATCATTACAGTAGCTAGCACTATGTATCATCCAACATCTATGACTTATATCACTAAATTGATCCCTAATGCACAACGGAAACGTTTTAATTCCCTGCGTAGCCTTCTCGATTCTGGGGCATTTTTAACTGGTCCTGCTATTGCTGGTTTACTATTTACACTTGGAACACCCAATATGGCCATATACTTAAATGCAATTGCTTTATGTCTATCAGCCTGTATAACCTTTAAGATGCCTAATGTTGAAGCTAATGAAAAATTTGATAATGTAACAGAAAAAGCATCGCTTTACCGAGTCTTACTATATGATTGGCAAATGGTCATACGTTTTAGCTTAAAAAATCGCTACGTCATGATGATCTATTTGTTGTTTAGTACTACCGTCGTTTTGATGACAGCAACCGATTCTTTAGAGGCAGCTTTTGCAACACAAGTTCTTGCATTGTCAGAAGGACAATATGGAATTTTAGTCAGTCTCGCAGGAGCAGGTGTGTTAATTGGCTCTATAACCAATTCAGCATTTGTCGAAAAAATTCCTACAGCATGGCTCATCGGTATGGGTTCTCTTTTAACAGCAGTAGGTTATTTGGTTTTTACTTCATCCTTTACTTTTCTTATTGCTGCTTTAGGATGCTTTCTATTGTCATTTGCAACTGCTTTTGCGAATACAGGGTTTTATACATTTTATCAAAATAACATTCCCACTAAGAGCATGGGGCGAATTGGAAGTATTTACGGATTCTTTGAAGCTCTTTTTATCATTATATTCACCGCTGTATTTGGGTTAGTTGCTGAATGGATGACAATCCGTGCAGTTGTCGTTAGTGCTTCCTTTTTCATGTTGTTAACCGCTATTATTCTACTACTGTTAACTACACGACCTTCGAAAAGACGCTATTACCAAGGCATTGAGAGTAGCAGGAAATAA
- a CDS encoding M20/M25/M40 family metallo-hydrolase codes for MNTFMWNTPEKLRALLCEIVSWESRTLTKGENEFAYKLKDKLLTLPYYKNHPEYIELHDAGLGRNAVTALYKHPAATETVVLISHFDTVHTEEYGELEPLAFYPEELTKKLMEPKYKKDLPEAARIDLESGNYLFGRGTMDMKMGLALHMQLIEKASFEQWPINLLLTAVPDEEVNSAGMRAAVVELVRLREQHGLTYKLFLNSEPSFSQGPSDTNEYIYSGTIGKIMPAALFYGKETHVGEPLKGMTANFIASYMTQHMEWNPLFRESDLGESTPLPVSLQLKDLKMEYSTQTPYRAAALYNVFLLKRTAAEVMAIFEQVALEAMAACNDHYEQICTRENVQGVGKVKVLRYEALLEHAIEKLGAEEVQAIKQQVLQHSEWDDREKSIRIVDQLMIRCQELAPATVLLYAPPYYPAINSSNHPLVKQSIELMKKTAQTFGVEVEQIHYFNGICDLSYVNYSDASNEWLAFERNTPVWGETYSIPFKEMTALQGPVLNVGPFGKDAHQKTERLHVDSAFKEMPMMIDTLIKSLL; via the coding sequence ATGAATACTTTTATGTGGAATACACCTGAAAAACTACGTGCCCTACTTTGTGAAATTGTTAGCTGGGAAAGTCGAACACTAACAAAGGGCGAAAATGAATTTGCCTATAAATTAAAAGATAAATTGTTAACGCTTCCATATTATAAAAATCATCCTGAGTATATTGAATTACATGATGCCGGTTTAGGAAGAAATGCTGTAACAGCCTTATATAAGCATCCAGCGGCAACGGAAACAGTCGTGTTAATTAGCCACTTTGATACTGTGCATACGGAGGAATATGGAGAGCTAGAGCCATTAGCTTTTTATCCAGAGGAATTAACTAAAAAGTTAATGGAACCGAAATATAAAAAAGATTTGCCAGAGGCAGCTCGAATTGATTTGGAGTCTGGTAATTATTTATTTGGCCGCGGCACAATGGATATGAAAATGGGTCTGGCGTTACATATGCAGTTGATTGAAAAAGCTAGCTTTGAGCAATGGCCGATCAATCTATTATTGACAGCTGTGCCGGATGAGGAAGTGAACTCTGCAGGTATGCGAGCAGCGGTAGTAGAGCTTGTAAGACTACGAGAACAACATGGTTTAACGTATAAATTATTTTTAAATAGTGAACCGTCCTTCTCACAAGGACCATCTGATACGAATGAATATATTTATTCAGGGACCATAGGTAAGATCATGCCCGCTGCCCTGTTTTATGGGAAGGAAACCCATGTTGGTGAGCCATTAAAAGGCATGACTGCTAACTTTATTGCTTCCTATATGACACAGCATATGGAGTGGAATCCACTTTTCCGTGAAAGTGATTTAGGTGAAAGTACACCACTACCCGTCTCGTTACAATTAAAAGATTTAAAAATGGAATATTCTACACAAACGCCCTACCGTGCGGCAGCCCTTTACAATGTCTTTTTGCTAAAACGTACAGCTGCAGAAGTGATGGCTATTTTTGAACAGGTTGCACTAGAAGCTATGGCTGCTTGTAATGACCACTATGAGCAAATTTGTACACGAGAAAATGTACAGGGCGTAGGCAAGGTAAAGGTTTTACGTTACGAAGCTCTATTGGAACATGCCATCGAAAAATTAGGTGCTGAAGAAGTACAAGCAATTAAACAGCAAGTTCTACAGCATAGTGAATGGGATGATCGTGAAAAATCCATTCGCATCGTAGACCAGCTCATGATTCGCTGTCAGGAATTAGCACCAGCGACGGTTCTGTTATATGCACCACCATACTACCCTGCCATTAATTCATCCAATCATCCACTAGTAAAACAGTCGATTGAATTGATGAAAAAGACAGCCCAAACATTTGGTGTTGAAGTAGAACAAATTCATTATTTTAACGGGATTTGTGATTTAAGCTATGTAAACTATTCAGATGCATCCAATGAGTGGCTAGCCTTTGAACGAAATACACCTGTCTGGGGCGAAACGTATAGCATTCCATTTAAAGAAATGACAGCCCTCCAAGGCCCTGTCTTAAATGTCGGTCCATTTGGCAAAGATGCACACCAAAAAACAGAACGATTACATGTAGATAGTGCTTTTAAAGAAATGCCTATGATGATTGATACGTTAATTAAAAGCTTATTGTAA